The Desulfonatronum lacustre DSM 10312 region CATCGCTTCCTGGGCCTTGGCCATCCAGGTGCTTTCCGAAGGTGGTGGGCCGGCGACGATGCACGGCAGGATCGGGGCCGCTGCCTGGGAGATGGCACGTAACCGGAGGACCGGGCAGGGGCGTGGAGTGCTCAGCAGTCCGGTGTGGTTTCCGAAAGGGCCTTCCAAAGCCCGTTCTTCAGGTAGCGCGTACCCCTCCAGGACAAATTGGCTTGTGGCCGGGACCAGCAGGTCTACTGTGCGGCAACGGGCCAACGACAGCCGGGTGTTCGTCACGCGGGCCGCGAACTCCAACTCGTCCACCTCCCGCGGCAAGGACAGCCCGCTGGCCAGGAGCACGGACGGAGGCACGCCCAGGGCCACGGCGACTTCCAGTGGTCGCTTCATCGCTTTGGCCGCTTGAAAATGTTCCGCCGCGTCGCTGCCCGGATGCCAGCCCAAGGTCGCTCTGGTATTGTCCAGGATTTGGATTCGGTAGATTCCCGCGTTGCGCCGTCCGGTCCGGGGATGCCTGGTTACGACCACCCCGGCCGTCAGACAGGGCCCGACGTCGCCCGGCCAGAGCGTCATGCGCGGCAGGTGCTGAAAGGTGGCCTCAGGTCCGGTAAGGGAATGTTCCTGGCAGGGCGGTTCATCCACGATGTCAAAAAAATCATCGTGATGATCCGCATCGCCGGGTGTTTCCAGTGCAAGACTGGATTTGCCCAGAAGAAGGCGGTCAGCCTCGTTCCCGAAGTCTCGGAGCGAGGCATGGTTCAGGGCCAGGGCGATGCGTTCTTCCGAGGCCAAGGCGTTGGTCAGGATGGGATGCTTCGAGTCGCGGACGTTCCTGAAAAGCAGAGCCGGTCCTTGCTCGCGTACGGCCATGGCGCTCAGGGCGGCTATTTCCAAGTGGGGGACCACCGGCGCGTCGACGACCATCAGGGCATCGCGTCGGGCAAGTTCCTCCAGAAAACGCGGTAGGTCCATGGGACGGAGTGTAGGCGATCCCCGGAAAAAAACCAATCACGGCCAAATTCGAATTCCTTGACAATCGTTCAGCCGTAGATGTAAATGTACCCTCTTTCGGGCAATTAGCTCAGTTGGATAGAGCGTTGGCCTCCGGAGCCAAAGGCCGCAGGTTCGAATCCTGCATTGCCCACCAAAAAATCAAGGGTTTACGATGAAAAATCGTAAACCCTTTTTTGTTGTCTTTTCATACCCACCTGCGCGTCAATTGCGGCGATTCAAGTGGAAGATGTTTTTGAATTTTGAAACGCTCAAATAACGCTGAGGTTTTTCAGAATTTTTATAGCCAGTGGTTCTTTGACTTCAGTATGTCTCGGGACAGCTTCCACAACGCCGGTGCGGGGGTTGATCCACAATGAGTGCGCACTGCCCTCCCTTTTCAGATAGCAACCAGCCATGCGCAGTCTTCGCTCTAAATCTCTTCGCTTCATCCGACCATGACCTTTTCCTGGATAGCATCGGCAGGAAGGCCGCGAAGAATGTCCGCCATTCGATCCTCCAGAATCATTTCAATGGCCTGCCGCAAGCTCTCCTTTGTTTCCTCAATGGTTTCCCCTTGGCCGTTGGCTCCGGAAATCTCCGGGCAGACCGCCCAGTAGCCGCCTTCTGGGGCTTGCTCAATGATGGCTGTTAATTCAGCTTTCATAATTTCCTCACGGTTCGCTGTTTGCAGTGCGCGATATAGGGCCCTAATTCAACTCACCCCGAAATTTCCTCGAAAGCCGGAACACAAACACCTTGCGCGGCTTCAGGGTGATGACTTCGCTGGTCGCTGGTTGTTGGGTCGGGATGCCATGAAACTCTGTCCTCCCGGCCCAAACATCTGGACGCGGCCTTACGAGAATCGGCTTCAGCTATGGTGAATTCATCCTCCAGGGCCGCTCGCTCTCGGATGAACTCGGGGTCATGAACAAAATTTTGGCGGGTCCGCTCATGGTCATGGTTCAAGCTCCTTCAGTCCGGCCAGGGCAGGTAGGGTGCGCCGATCCGCACCAGTTGGCAAGTGCACGATGAAGGGAAAAGTGCTCACGCAGGCCTTGGAACGAGCTCCACTTTCAGCTTGGTGCCGGTGGTCTGGGCATATCTGATGTTCTAGTCTGCACGATCAACAGTCAGCAGCCAACCATTCCAGCAGTTCCATTGGGGTGCGCAGGACCACGCGTGCACCGGCGGCGCGGAGTTCTTCAGGGCCGCGGAAGCCCCAGGCCGCGCCGAGCGGGGTCATGCCGGCGGCCTGGGCGGTGCGCATGTCCACATCGGAGTCGCCGAGAAAAAGAATGGCGCCGGGGTGCAGCCCCAGGTGCTCGGCCGTCTCCAGGGCCGTGGTCGGGTCGGGTTTGCGGGGTTTGTCCGGATGCGCGCCCATGACCACTCGAAAAAGGTTTGCCGAGAAAAAGTGGTCGACCATGGCCAAGGTGGCGTCGTGGGGTTTGTTGGACAGTACGGTCATCGGAACGCTCTTGTCCCGCAAGGCGTTCAGGAGGTGGTCGATCCCGTGGTACGGCTTGGTCTTGTTGGCCCATCCGCGGGCGTAGACCTCTCGCATTTCCGAAACGATCTCGGCGACCCGCCGATCTTCGCGGCGTTCTTCCTCCGGCATGGCCCGGCGGACCAGCATGGTCACTCCGTTGCCGACGAATCGCCGGTAGGCGTCCAAGGGGTGCGTGGGCCAGTGGTGCTCGGCCAAAACCGTGTTCATGGCGTCGGCCAGGTCTTCCAGCGTGTCGAGCAGGGTTCCGTCAAGGTCGAAGATGACGCCTTGGAATGGAGCGGTGGACATCAATGCATCTCCGGTGGAGCGTTGAGGTGTGTCATGGCTCATTCCTGTTTCAGTCCAGAAATGCCCAGATATGTTACATAGTCGGTATACAAAACCTCGGCGAGGGTGTTGCCAGCCAAGGGGTGGAGGTAATCCGGGATGCTGAAGGCCACGATGTCGTTGCCCGCGAGGGTTTGGGCCTGGAGCAGTTGTTGTTCGATTCGTTCCATGGGCGCTGGAATAAAGCCGAGGCCGTCTTCCGTCGGGGCGAAGGTTTCCACGATGACGCGAAGACGCGCGCCGGTCCGTGGGATGGATGCCGCCAAAGCCTCAAGGTATGCCGCTGACTCGGCGTGCAGAAGACGTTCGGTACCCAGGCCGTCCTGGTACAGCACTTCCGTGATGTTTCCGGACTGAGCCAGGTCGGCCATGAGCGCGGCAAATCCGGCTGGATCGTTGTGTCCGGTGGCGAAGCACGAGACGGTCACTTCCACTTCCGGGGAGAGTTCGCGCAATCCGTCGGTGAGCCGGGCCAAATGCTTAGTGAGCCGGTTCAGGCGTTCCGGGTCGATCCAGGTGGCGTCGTCGATTTCCTGTGGAATATAAAAACCCGCGAAAACCGGATCCTTGCCGTATCGCTCGACCAAGGTCCGGGCCAGGGAAAGCTGGTCCTGGAGCAGGCGGTTCAGGAAGACCTCCACAAGTCCGGCTTCATTCTTGATTTTTTCCCACCAAGCGCGGTCTTCAGTCAGGCCGAAACGGACCGACAGGCCATGCCGCCTCGCCGCATCGACGAGCAGGTCCACGGCGGGAGCGGGATCGACGCGGTCGTGGGGAACGTCCATGCGCTGGTCAGGGGTCAGTCGCCAGAAAAACGCCGGTTCGGTGATCAGCGACCACTGGAGGATGATTTCCCGGACTCCCATGGCCTTCAGGTCCGCGCAAAGCGTGTCCCAGGTCTGCTCGGACCATTCGGCGTGACGGTCCCAGATCTGGATGAAGGTGGCGGAGAAAGCCGGGGGAGAATCGGCCCGGACTGGAAGCGCGCCCCAGGTCAGGGCCAAGCTCGTCAGCAGCGCCCACCAGGTAACCCGGAGTCTAGAACCGGAACAAAAGTGTCGCGAAAAGGGCGTCGATTTGATCGTCCTGGATGTTGTCCACATTGAATACTCTGCCGATTTTGTAGGTCAAAAGGAGTTCCACGCTCTTGCGGGGCAAGGTGTACTTGTCCTCGTCGTACAGGTAGCGGGCCGAAAGGCCGAGGCCGCCTTCGTAAAAAGAGACGTCGTCGGCCCTGGAGCCTGACCACCATTTGGCGTCGGCAACCAGAAACGGCGTGAGGATCATGTTGTCGTGCACCTTCCAGTTAAAGCCTTGGCGGCCCTCCACATAGGCGGCCAGTCGGGAGGGAGACTCCAGGTAGGCGTCGACTTCCCCGAACAGAAATGAGTAATTCCAGAACGTTTCATTGGGACGGATTCGGTCCGAATCGTCGAACAGGGAAAGCATGGCCCGGGCGACCCAATTGTCTTCGCCCTCCCCGGAAAGAGCAAAGAGCCGTTCCACTCCCAGGTTCAGGTTGTACTGTTTCAGGGGCTTGTAGCGCAGGCCCAGGGCCGCTTCCCAGGAGTTGTCCCGCACGCGCAGGCTGTCCGGCTCCATGCTCCAGCCCAGTCGCCCGATGAGCTTGAATATTCGGTGATCCTGGAATCCCCATTCCGGCGGGATCCAGCCGAGTTCGATCCCCGATGACGTACGCAGCACGTCCCGGCCCGGCGCGGCCAATCCGCCGAGGGTTCCGGTTTTGCCCGAAGTGTAGGTCAGCCAGAAATCCAGGTCCACGGCATTGCGCAAGGCGCGTATTTCG contains the following coding sequences:
- a CDS encoding HAD family hydrolase, encoding MSTAPFQGVIFDLDGTLLDTLEDLADAMNTVLAEHHWPTHPLDAYRRFVGNGVTMLVRRAMPEEERREDRRVAEIVSEMREVYARGWANKTKPYHGIDHLLNALRDKSVPMTVLSNKPHDATLAMVDHFFSANLFRVVMGAHPDKPRKPDPTTALETAEHLGLHPGAILFLGDSDVDMRTAQAAGMTPLGAAWGFRGPEELRAAGARVVLRTPMELLEWLAADC
- a CDS encoding type II toxin-antitoxin system HicA family toxin translates to MKRRDLERRLRMAGCYLKREGSAHSLWINPRTGVVEAVPRHTEVKEPLAIKILKNLSVI
- a CDS encoding type II toxin-antitoxin system HicB family antitoxin, yielding MKAELTAIIEQAPEGGYWAVCPEISGANGQGETIEETKESLRQAIEMILEDRMADILRGLPADAIQEKVMVG
- a CDS encoding DUF4434 domain-containing protein, encoding MALTWGALPVRADSPPAFSATFIQIWDRHAEWSEQTWDTLCADLKAMGVREIILQWSLITEPAFFWRLTPDQRMDVPHDRVDPAPAVDLLVDAARRHGLSVRFGLTEDRAWWEKIKNEAGLVEVFLNRLLQDQLSLARTLVERYGKDPVFAGFYIPQEIDDATWIDPERLNRLTKHLARLTDGLRELSPEVEVTVSCFATGHNDPAGFAALMADLAQSGNITEVLYQDGLGTERLLHAESAAYLEALAASIPRTGARLRVIVETFAPTEDGLGFIPAPMERIEQQLLQAQTLAGNDIVAFSIPDYLHPLAGNTLAEVLYTDYVTYLGISGLKQE
- a CDS encoding UbiD family decarboxylase, yielding MDLPRFLEELARRDALMVVDAPVVPHLEIAALSAMAVREQGPALLFRNVRDSKHPILTNALASEERIALALNHASLRDFGNEADRLLLGKSSLALETPGDADHHDDFFDIVDEPPCQEHSLTGPEATFQHLPRMTLWPGDVGPCLTAGVVVTRHPRTGRRNAGIYRIQILDNTRATLGWHPGSDAAEHFQAAKAMKRPLEVAVALGVPPSVLLASGLSLPREVDELEFAARVTNTRLSLARCRTVDLLVPATSQFVLEGYALPEERALEGPFGNHTGLLSTPRPCPVLRLRAISQAAAPILPCIVAGPPPSESTWMAKAQEAMLRARLCSAYLEIRDIALPMEGIYQNFLFVVLDSDQHDAPNALELLRCLSEERELRRFRFLVAVDEFVDCADVSQVLWRLGNCLDPDRDMVRIQGPLAPWHPSTTPGQGGKLLLDARAKPPARRMPTHSDPRFSETIQRLWQTLQQR